The following nucleotide sequence is from Acidovorax radicis.
CCGGTCAAGTCAGCTTGGAAGGGACGGCGTCAGGCAGCAGGCAAGCCTCAGCCACCTGCAGGTTGTTATCGCGGGCAAAGTTGATGACGAAGTCCCACGCCATGGGTTCGTAGTCGCGCAGATCGCGGTGCACCACCACACACTTCACGCCATTGAGCGTGGTGGGAATACACCACGGCGAATAGCTCAGGTGGCTACCCGGGCGGGCGCCACCGGGGCGGAAACTGCTCATCACCCCTGCCAGCCGCTCGGCCCAATCGCTGGGGCGAAAGGTTTTCCCGTCATGGGTGATGCCCTGAATGAAGACTTCTTTGGAGGTGGGGGAAACCATCGGGGATTGGAGTGGTAAAAGGCGCGCCAGACGCAGGATCACTGCATGCTGCACTGCAGCGTGACATTCTAACTCTTATATAAGAGCTGCCCCACATCCCTGCGCCAGCGCTGACATGGAACCCGAAAGCGCGGCCACGCGCTGCATTGCAGTGATGCGCAATCGTCAACAGACGATCATCAACCACCCCCTAGAATCGTGTCTCGCTTTTCGGGCTCATGGCCACAGGCCAGGTCCTCACCGTATCGTCTGGAGATTTCTGCATGACCGCTTTCATTGAGGCCGCTTCGCCCCACGTGATGAACACCTATGGCCGCGTGCCCATTGCACTGGCCCGCGGTCAAGGCTGCCGAGTCTGGGACGTCAATGGCAAGGAATACCTGGACGGCCTGGGCGGCATCGCGGTCAACACGTTGGGCCACAACCATGCCAAGCTCGTGCCCGCCTTGCAGGAGCAGATCACCAAGCTGATCCACACCTCCAACTACTACCATTCGCCGCTGCAGGAGCAACTGGCGACCAAACTGGTGGAGCTGTCGGGCATGACCAACGTGTTCTTCTGCAACTCGGGCCTGGAGGCCAACGAGGCTGCCCTGAAGATCGCACGCAAGTTCGGCGTGGACAAGGGCATCGCCAAGCCCGAGATCGTGGTCTATGAGAAGGCCTTCCACGGCCGCTCGATTGCCACCATGTCGGCCACCGGCAACCCCAAGATCAACAGCGGCTTCGGCCCGCTGGTGGAGGGCTTCATCCGCGTGCCACTGAACGACATCGAAGCCATCAAGAAGGCCACCGAAGGCAATCCCAACGTGGTGGCCGTGTTCTTCGAGACCATCCAGGGCGAAGGCGGCATCAACTCCATGCGCGTGGAATACCTGCAGCAGCTGCGCAAGCTGTGCGACGAACGCGGCTGGCTCATGATGATCGACGAGGTGCAGTGCGGCATGGGCCGCACCGGCAAGTGGTTTGCCCACCAGTGGGCGGGCATCGTGCCCGACGTGATGCCCCTGGCCAAGGGCCTGGGCTCTGGTGTGCCGATCGGCGCCGTGGTGGCAGGCCCCAAGGCCGCCAACGTGCTGCAGCCCGGCAACCATGGCACCACCTTTGGCGGCAACCCGCTGGCCATGCGCGCCGGGGTTGAAACCATTCGCATCATGGAAGAAGACGGCCTGCTGCAAAATGCCGCCACCGTGGGTGGCCATCTCAAGGCCGCCCTGCAACGCGAACTGGGCACACTGCCTGGCGTCAAAGACATCCGGGGCCAGGGCCTGATGCTGGGCATTGAGCTGAACAAGCCCTGCGGCGCACTCGTGGGCCGCGCGGCTGAAGCGGGCCTGCTGCTCTCAGTGACAGCCGACTCCGTGATTCGCCTGGTGCCCTCGCTGATCCTTACCACTGCCGAAGCCGACGAAATCGTCGCCAAACTGACCCCGCTGGTCAAAGCCATTCTGGCTGAGTAGTTAGCCAGCCGCGAGACATTGCATTCATGAAACATTACCTGCAGTTCAACGACCTCACCGCCGACGAATACACCTACCTGTTCGAGCGCGCCGCGCTCATCAAGAAGAAGTTCAAGGCCTACGAAAAGCACCACCCGCTGGTGGACCGCACGCTGGCCATGATCTTCGAGAAGGCCAGCACGCGCACGCGCGTGAGTTTCGAGGCGGGCATGTACCAGCTCGGCGGCAGCGTGGTGCACCTGACCACGGGCGACAGCCAGCTGGGCCGCGCCGAGCCGATCGAAGACAGTGCCAAGGTCATCAGCCGCATGGTGGACCTGGTGATGATCCGCACCTACGAACAGACCAAGATCGAGGACTTTGCCGCCAACTCGCGCGTGCCCGTCATCAACGGTCTGACCAACGAATACCACCCCTGCCAGATCCTCGCCGACATCTTCACCTTCATCGAGCACCGAGGCTCCATCCAGGGCAAGACGGTGGCGTGGGTGGGCGATGGCAACAACATGGCCAACACCTGGCTGCAGGCCGCATCGCTGCTGGGCTTCAAGGTGCATGTGAGCACCCCCAGTGGCTACGAAGTTGATGAGAAATTGGCCGCAGGCGCTGGTGGAATAAGCGCTGATAGCTATCAATTTTTTAGCAACCCACTCGCAGCCTGCCAGGGTGCCGACCTGGTCACCACCGACGTGTGGACCAGCATGGGCTACGAAGCCGAGAACGAAGAACGCAAAAAAGCGTTTGCCGACTGGTGCGTGGACACCGAAATGATGGCCGCCGCCAAGCCCGACGCCCTGTTCATGCACTGCCTGCCCGCCCACCGCGGTGAAGAGGTGGAGGCCGACGTGATCGACGGGCCGCAGTCGGTTGTCTGGGATGAGGCAGAAAACAGGATGCATGTGCAAAAGGCACTGATGGAGTACCTTTTGCTGGGCCGGGTGAACTGAAGAACCATTCACCCATCGCGCCTCGGCGCCACAGCCCGCCCTTGCTGGACTGGTGGCCCTGGCGCCGCGCGGGGGGCGCGCGAGAAATCGCCGCCCAAGGCCCCCCTTCAAGTGCGCGAGCGCCCCCGCTTGGGCATCATCATGGTCTGGGTGCCATCCGATGTTCCGGCGGCTCTGTGTGGCACGGGTGCGGCTGCCGTCTTGCCACCCGCCGAGCCACACCCGTCGCAACTGCTGCAGCCCCCACAACCGGCGGCCTTTTCCATGGCGGGATGCACCCGCCCCAGCCGTCGGCGCAAGCCCGCGGGCAACCAGCGCCACAGCACATACACGGCCGCCATGGCCACGATGACACCCACGGCCCATTCTTGTGTCATGCCCCACCTCCCATGGCCACGGCAACGCGGTAGGTGATGTAACTGGCCCCATACGACAGCGCAAACAAGTACACCACCATCAACACCGGGTAGCGCCAGCCATTGGTTTCGCGGCGCACCGCAGCGATGGTGGAGATGCACTGCGGCGCAAAGATGTACCACACCATCAACGACAAGGCGGTGGCCAAAGACCATGACCCCGCGATCAGAGCGCCCAGCTGATTGGCCACTTCGTCGCCAGTGGCAGACAGCGAATACACCGTGCCCAGCGCGCTCACTGCCACCTCGCGCGCAGCCATGCCAGGCACCAGGGCGATCGCGATCTGCCAGTTAAAGCCGATGGGCGCCACAATCACTTCCAGCCAGCGGCCCAGCTGACCGGCGTAGCTGTAGGTGATGGCGGCCTGGTC
It contains:
- a CDS encoding DUF3579 domain-containing protein yields the protein MVSPTSKEVFIQGITHDGKTFRPSDWAERLAGVMSSFRPGGARPGSHLSYSPWCIPTTLNGVKCVVVHRDLRDYEPMAWDFVINFARDNNLQVAEACLLPDAVPSKLT
- a CDS encoding aspartate aminotransferase family protein, with protein sequence MTAFIEAASPHVMNTYGRVPIALARGQGCRVWDVNGKEYLDGLGGIAVNTLGHNHAKLVPALQEQITKLIHTSNYYHSPLQEQLATKLVELSGMTNVFFCNSGLEANEAALKIARKFGVDKGIAKPEIVVYEKAFHGRSIATMSATGNPKINSGFGPLVEGFIRVPLNDIEAIKKATEGNPNVVAVFFETIQGEGGINSMRVEYLQQLRKLCDERGWLMMIDEVQCGMGRTGKWFAHQWAGIVPDVMPLAKGLGSGVPIGAVVAGPKAANVLQPGNHGTTFGGNPLAMRAGVETIRIMEEDGLLQNAATVGGHLKAALQRELGTLPGVKDIRGQGLMLGIELNKPCGALVGRAAEAGLLLSVTADSVIRLVPSLILTTAEADEIVAKLTPLVKAILAE
- the argF gene encoding ornithine carbamoyltransferase, which produces MKHYLQFNDLTADEYTYLFERAALIKKKFKAYEKHHPLVDRTLAMIFEKASTRTRVSFEAGMYQLGGSVVHLTTGDSQLGRAEPIEDSAKVISRMVDLVMIRTYEQTKIEDFAANSRVPVINGLTNEYHPCQILADIFTFIEHRGSIQGKTVAWVGDGNNMANTWLQAASLLGFKVHVSTPSGYEVDEKLAAGAGGISADSYQFFSNPLAACQGADLVTTDVWTSMGYEAENEERKKAFADWCVDTEMMAAAKPDALFMHCLPAHRGEEVEADVIDGPQSVVWDEAENRMHVQKALMEYLLLGRVN